The window CCCGAGGCGTAGCGCCACCTCGGTTCCGACGTAGTGCCGACTCCGTTCCGACACACGCCGCCTCGGCCCCGACGTACCCTAACCCCGCTCCGACGTCGCGCCAACCCCGAGGATTAAATCGACGGCCGACCGAACGCACACCGATGGGAAACGCAGATCTACGGAGTCTGGCGGTGCTCTCGGACGTCTCCTTCGAGGAGGTGGCGGGCAGCGTCGTCGCGGTCGACGCGCACAACTGGCTGTATCGTTACCTGACGACGACGGTCAAGTTCACCCGCGAGGAGGCGTACACGACCGCGGCGGGCGACGAAGTGGCGAACCTGATCGGCCTCGTCCAGGGGCTGCCGAAGTTCTTCGAGCACGACCTCGTTCCGGTGTTCGTCTTCGACGGCGGCGTGACCGAGCTGAAAGACGAGGAGGTGGCCGAGCGACGCGAGGCGCGAGAGAAGGCCGAAGAGCAGCGGAAGGAAGCCGAAGAGCGCGGCGACGCCGTCGCCGCCGCGCGCCTGGAGGCCCGGACCCAGCGGCTGACGGACGTGATCCACGAGACGACGCGCGAACTGCTCGAACTGCTCGACGTGCCGATCGTCGAGGCCCCCGCGGAGGGCGAAGCGCAGGCGTCGCACATGGCGCTCCGCGGCGACGTCGACTACGTCGGCAGCGAGGACTACGACACGCTGCTTTTCGGCGCGCCCTACACGCTCAGACAGCTGACCTCGAAGGGCGACCCCGAACTGATGGACCTCGACGCGACGCTCGCCGAGCACGACATCACCCGCGAGCAACTCGTCGACGTGGCGATCCTCTGTGGGACTGACTTCAACGAGGGGCTCTCCGGCGTCGGTCCGAAGACGGCGCTGTCGGCGGTCCGCGAGCACGGGGACCTCTGGGCCGTCCTCGACGCGCGCGAGGCGTACATCGAGCACGCCGACCGGGTCAGAGAGCTCTTCCTCGATCCGCCCGTGACCGACGACTACGCGTTCGAAACCGACATTTCGCCGGACGTCGACGCCGCGCGGGCGTACGTCACCGAGGAGTGGGAGGTCGACGCCGACGAGGTCGCCCGGGGGTTCGAGCGCATCGAGTCCTCGCTGGTGCAGACCGGCCTCGACGAGTGGACCTGAGCACCTCGACGATCGCTCGTCTCTCGGCGGAGCGCCCGTCGTGGCGACGGAACGACCCCGGTAACTCAAACGCGCATTCGACCTTTCCCAACCGGTTTAGTGTCCGCTTTCGAACCTAGCGTGAATGCGTCGCCGCCGTTTCCTCTCGGCTGCCGCCCTCACGCTCGCCCCCTGAGCGGTTGCGCGACCCTCCCGTCGAGCGGCGGATCGGAAACGCGAACGCCCGAGCCGCTTCCCACCACCGGCGACGGCGGGCTCATCGAGTTCGACGCCGGCGACCCCTTCGACAGTCGGCGCGTCGGTGAGCCCGCCGACGCGGCCCACCACCGAGTGGTCATCTGGAACGACGACGCCGACAGTCGCGACATCGGCGTCCGGCTCCGCCGACCGGAGACCGACGAGGCGCCGCTCGACGTGGCACCGACGTTCCCCGCGTACGGATCCCTCCGGATCGACGTGTTCCGCCGTGCCGACTACGTGCTCCGCGTGGACCCGCCCGACGGGACTGACCGGAGGCTGGGCGTCCGACGGGACTTCGTCGACTGCAACGACTCGGCGACCCACGTCGCCGTTCGACCGGACGGCAGCGTCAGAGCCCGCGTCGTCTCGACGGCTCTCGCCTGCGACGTCGCCTCAGAATCGGGCGAGGATGCCCCGACGACACCGGAGGGAACTCCCGCCTCGTCGGTGTAGCGGGTATCCGCCTCGCCAACGCAGCCAGCGTCGAACGCGCAGCGCGCCGGTCGAGGCGCCGATTCGGGTCTGCGCGGTAGCTTTTTGTCCCGTCGCGGTCCCTCGTTCGGTATGTCCGTTCTCGGGATGGGTCGCTCTCGGCTCTCGTGGTGGGCGGTCGGCCTCGCGCTCGGAGCGGCGCTCTCGTACGTGGTCTACTCCTTCGTCGGCACCTTCGTCTTCGGGCTCTTTCTCTACTACTCGACGCGGCCGATCTACCGCCGGATCAAGACGCGGATCCGACCGCCCAGTCTGGCCGCGGCGGTCTCGCTTTTCCTCCTGGCGTTGCCCGCGCTCGCGCTCGTCTCCTACACCGGTGCGATCGCGGTCAGCGAACTCATCCGGCTGACCAACGAGGGGCTGTTCGACCTCTCGCAGTACCCGATCTCCGCGGAGCAACTCGCGAGGCTGACCGACGTCGAACAGGCGCTCGAGTTCGAGCTCGACGCGATCACCGTGCCGCGGATCCAGCAGCTGTTCTCGTCGATCGGTTCCGCGGGCAACGTCGTCGCCTTCCTCGGAATCGGGCTCGTTCACCTGTTCGCGATGATCGCCTTGGCGTTCTACCTGCTCCGAGACGACCGAAAGCTCTCGCGGTGGGCGCGCGCCCGCGTCGCCGACGACAAGGGCGTCCTGGAGGCGTTCCTCGGGGCCGTCGACCGCGATCTGACGAAGATCTTCTTCGGGAACATCCTCAACGCGGTCCTCACCGGGACGATCGGCGTCATCGCCTACACGCTCTTGAACATAATCGCACCGCCAGGCGTGGCGATCCCCGCCGCGGCGCTCGTCGGGCTTCTCGCCGGCGTCGCGAGCCTCGTTCCGGTCGTCGGAATGAAGCTGGTCTACGTCCCCGTGACCCTCTATCTCGCCGCCACCTCCTACCTCGCGGACCCGACGACGCTGTGGTTCACGGCGGTCTTCGCCGCCGTGTCGTTCGTCGTCGTCGACACCATCCCGGACCTCGTGCTCAGGCCGTACATCTCCGGACGCAACCTCCACGTCGGAGCGGTGATGATCGCGTACACGCTCGGGCCGCTGCTGTTCGGCTGGTACGGGATCTTCCTGGGGCCGATCATCCTCGTGCTCGTGGTGAACTTCGCGCGGCACGTGCTCCCGGTGTTGATCGCCCGCGAGTCGCTCGTCCCCTACGCGGTCGATCCGGGCGTGGACTCCGCCGTAGATCCTATCGGAGTGAGTCCAGCGGACTCAGAGGTCGCCGTCGACGAGCCCGTTCCGGGGCCGGAAGACGGCGAAACGGCGTCGAATCGAGACGAACGTTCGGCGACGGAGGGCAGATCGCCGAGTGGCGGCACCGAGACGGACGGCGGAACGCAACGCGAGGCGGCCGCTAGCGGGTTCGAGTTCGGTGTCGACCTCTCCGAACGCTCCTAGAAACCGGTTCGATCAGTCGTCGATGCCGTCGAAGGAGACGTTGATGTACGTGCTCTCCCAGTCCTTCCGCGCGGCGATCTCGCGGCGGCCGCGACGGGTGAGCGTGTAGTAGTTCGTGCGACGGTCGCGCTGTCCCTTGTCGACGAGGCCCTTCTCGACCAGCGTGTCCAGATTCGGGTAGAGCCGGCCGTGGTGAATCTCCTTCTCGTAGTACTCCTCGAGTTCCTCTTTGATCGCGAGACCGTGCGGTT is drawn from Halobellus limi and contains these coding sequences:
- a CDS encoding PadR family transcriptional regulator, with amino-acid sequence MYDLTGFQRDLLYVIAGLDEPHGLAIKEELEEYYEKEIHHGRLYPNLDTLVEKGLVDKGQRDRRTNYYTLTRRGRREIAARKDWESTYINVSFDGIDD
- a CDS encoding AI-2E family transporter, with the protein product MSVLGMGRSRLSWWAVGLALGAALSYVVYSFVGTFVFGLFLYYSTRPIYRRIKTRIRPPSLAAAVSLFLLALPALALVSYTGAIAVSELIRLTNEGLFDLSQYPISAEQLARLTDVEQALEFELDAITVPRIQQLFSSIGSAGNVVAFLGIGLVHLFAMIALAFYLLRDDRKLSRWARARVADDKGVLEAFLGAVDRDLTKIFFGNILNAVLTGTIGVIAYTLLNIIAPPGVAIPAAALVGLLAGVASLVPVVGMKLVYVPVTLYLAATSYLADPTTLWFTAVFAAVSFVVVDTIPDLVLRPYISGRNLHVGAVMIAYTLGPLLFGWYGIFLGPIILVLVVNFARHVLPVLIARESLVPYAVDPGVDSAVDPIGVSPADSEVAVDEPVPGPEDGETASNRDERSATEGRSPSGGTETDGGTQREAAASGFEFGVDLSERS
- the fen gene encoding flap endonuclease-1, which translates into the protein MGNADLRSLAVLSDVSFEEVAGSVVAVDAHNWLYRYLTTTVKFTREEAYTTAAGDEVANLIGLVQGLPKFFEHDLVPVFVFDGGVTELKDEEVAERREAREKAEEQRKEAEERGDAVAAARLEARTQRLTDVIHETTRELLELLDVPIVEAPAEGEAQASHMALRGDVDYVGSEDYDTLLFGAPYTLRQLTSKGDPELMDLDATLAEHDITREQLVDVAILCGTDFNEGLSGVGPKTALSAVREHGDLWAVLDAREAYIEHADRVRELFLDPPVTDDYAFETDISPDVDAARAYVTEEWEVDADEVARGFERIESSLVQTGLDEWT